A part of Pseudoalteromonas arctica A 37-1-2 genomic DNA contains:
- a CDS encoding copper resistance system multicopper oxidase: MGFKKSSQQVSTPRRRFVQGLIAGGVLAAFPSVLHAASSLVAGTITGTVPELSGEVIDLVIDESPVNFTGVVRMATTINGSIPAPTLRLKEGDDVTIRVTNKLSVPSSIHWHGIILPYQMDGVPGISFKGIMPGETFVYKFKLQQSGTYWYHSHSGFQEMTGMYGALIIEPRENDIISADNEHVIQLSDWTDDDPMALFRKLKVQSDVFNFNQPTVPEFFDDVSSSSISNALQRRKMWNQMRMNPTDLADLSASAMTFLMNGSTPMANWRGLFKVGEKLRLRFINGSSNSFFDVRIPELKLTVVQADGQNVEPVTVDEFRFGPGETYDVIVEPKNDAYTIFAQSMDRSGYAKGTLSSSPNIDAPVPALDPVEWLTMTDMMGNMTHGGEHSAMAGMAGMSGMNSKEMDHSAMGHGAMAMDHSKHGMSENPLAVASSKVRHAKTEYGASVDMRVDMPRTNLDDPGIGLRKNGRRVLTLADLHSLEGITNQQKPEAEIELHLTGNMERYSWSFDGLEFGKSTPVHMKHNQRLRVILQNDTMMTHPMHLHGMWSDLENEQGDVQVRRHTIPVQPAQRISFLTTPHDVGRWAWHCHLLFHMDAGMFREVVVS; encoded by the coding sequence ATGGGGTTTAAAAAGTCATCACAACAGGTTAGCACACCACGAAGACGATTTGTTCAAGGCTTAATTGCAGGAGGTGTACTTGCTGCTTTTCCGAGTGTATTACATGCTGCATCATCTTTAGTAGCAGGAACAATAACAGGCACTGTACCCGAACTTAGCGGCGAAGTAATTGATCTGGTTATAGATGAATCGCCGGTTAACTTTACTGGCGTAGTACGTATGGCGACAACTATCAATGGATCTATACCCGCTCCTACCTTGCGCCTCAAAGAAGGCGATGACGTTACTATTAGAGTAACAAATAAGTTATCAGTACCGAGTTCAATTCATTGGCATGGCATTATTTTACCGTATCAAATGGATGGCGTACCAGGTATCAGCTTTAAAGGCATTATGCCGGGCGAAACCTTTGTTTATAAATTTAAACTGCAACAAAGCGGTACATATTGGTATCACTCACATAGTGGCTTTCAAGAAATGACTGGCATGTACGGTGCATTAATTATTGAACCGCGAGAAAACGATATTATTAGTGCAGATAACGAGCATGTTATTCAATTATCTGATTGGACTGATGATGACCCAATGGCGCTGTTCCGTAAATTAAAAGTACAGAGTGATGTATTTAACTTCAATCAACCCACTGTCCCAGAGTTTTTCGATGACGTTTCAAGCAGCAGTATTTCAAATGCTCTACAGCGCCGAAAAATGTGGAATCAGATGCGAATGAATCCTACAGATTTAGCTGATTTATCTGCATCAGCAATGACTTTTTTAATGAACGGTAGTACTCCAATGGCAAACTGGCGTGGATTATTTAAAGTCGGTGAAAAGCTTAGGTTAAGGTTTATTAATGGCTCTAGTAATAGCTTTTTTGACGTGCGTATCCCCGAGTTAAAACTAACGGTTGTACAAGCAGATGGGCAAAACGTTGAACCAGTGACAGTTGATGAATTTAGATTCGGCCCTGGTGAAACCTACGACGTAATTGTTGAGCCTAAAAATGATGCCTATACGATTTTTGCTCAAAGTATGGATCGCTCTGGTTACGCAAAAGGAACTTTATCAAGCTCGCCTAATATTGATGCGCCAGTACCTGCACTTGACCCTGTTGAATGGTTAACGATGACCGATATGATGGGCAATATGACCCACGGCGGTGAGCATTCTGCAATGGCTGGTATGGCAGGCATGTCAGGTATGAACTCTAAAGAAATGGATCATAGCGCTATGGGGCACGGTGCAATGGCGATGGATCATAGCAAACATGGTATGTCTGAAAACCCATTGGCGGTTGCCAGCTCTAAAGTGCGTCATGCAAAAACGGAGTATGGAGCTTCAGTTGATATGCGCGTTGATATGCCTAGAACAAATCTTGATGATCCTGGTATTGGTTTACGTAAAAATGGTCGCCGTGTTTTAACACTTGCAGATTTACACTCACTTGAAGGGATCACTAACCAGCAAAAGCCAGAAGCTGAAATTGAGCTGCATTTAACCGGAAACATGGAGCGTTATAGCTGGTCATTTGATGGCTTAGAATTTGGTAAAAGCACGCCAGTGCATATGAAGCATAACCAACGTTTAAGAGTTATTTTACAAAACGATACCATGATGACACACCCTATGCATTTGCATGGTATGTGGAGTGATTTAGAAAACGAGCAAGGTGATGTGCAAGTGCGACGTCATACGATACCTGTTCAACCCGCACAAAGAATCAGCTTTTTAACCACCCCTCACGATGTAGGTCGCTGGGCTTGGCATTGCCATTTATTATTCCATATGGATGCCGGTATGTTTAGAGAGGTAGTCGTATCATGA
- a CDS encoding heavy metal response regulator transcription factor, protein MRLLVVEDEAKTGDYLKQGLSEAGFQVSLARNGLDGHHLVMTELFDVIILDVMLPDVSGWKILQSLREADNKTPVLFLSARDSIDDRVKGLELGADDYLIKPFAFAEVLARVRTLIRRGAVQTVDDILIVADLEMDIPKRKIQRAGKRILLSNKEFSLLELLLRREGEVLPRSLIASQVWDMNFDSDTNVIDVAIRRLRAKVDDDFTVKLIHTVRGMGYKLEVETDGY, encoded by the coding sequence ATGCGCTTATTAGTTGTTGAAGATGAAGCAAAAACGGGAGATTATTTAAAACAGGGACTAAGTGAAGCTGGTTTTCAGGTTTCTTTGGCGCGCAATGGTCTTGACGGTCATCACCTAGTAATGACCGAATTATTTGATGTAATAATACTTGATGTCATGTTACCTGACGTATCCGGTTGGAAAATTTTACAGTCGCTACGTGAAGCAGATAACAAAACCCCAGTACTATTTTTATCTGCTCGCGATAGCATAGACGATAGAGTAAAGGGGCTCGAACTTGGTGCTGATGACTATTTAATAAAGCCTTTTGCTTTTGCTGAAGTTTTAGCAAGAGTACGCACTCTTATTCGCCGTGGTGCAGTACAAACAGTTGACGATATACTGATAGTTGCTGATTTAGAAATGGATATTCCAAAGCGAAAAATACAACGTGCAGGCAAGCGTATTTTATTGAGTAATAAAGAGTTTAGCTTACTTGAACTATTGTTACGGCGCGAAGGTGAAGTACTGCCACGTTCGTTAATTGCTTCTCAAGTATGGGATATGAATTTTGATAGCGACACCAATGTGATTGATGTTGCCATTCGTAGGCTAAGAGCAAAAGTTGATGATGACTTTACTGTTAAATTAATTCATACAGTTCGTGGTATGGGCTATAAATTAGAGGTTGAAACTGATGGCTATTAA
- a CDS encoding heavy metal sensor histidine kinase: MAIKSRPLSLTMRVVLFVAVTVIACLTLVATLINSSIKHHFFQQDSSELHVINQSIELVLTQHYKSNLKLKNELSNAVAGHHGVYYQVNTAKGDLIFQSSERDFSDFVMSAKASTGFNRNNITSWQNDTHTYRALVSNLSTEQQQYKITTAIDMSFHLHFLNQFQQSLWAIMFGSAVLILLVAWFAIHQGLNPLRGLSQKIHDIQTNKMDVRLDENKVPIELVNMVQSFNSMLDRLQGEFIRLSNFSSDIAHELRTPLTNIITQTQVGLSKKRQLEEYQELLFSNLEELERLTKMVSDMLWLAKTQNGLIKPVQNTLKSHDEIEVLFEYFDALAEDSLIAFNKKGQNLCFYCDKLHFRQLLSNLLSNAIRYAPKGSSITVNSEMTTAEKICISVINTGERIPSEHLPYLFDRFYRPDKSRQRHSDGAGLGLAIVKALAQANGGDIEVSSNNQTTSFKVYLNLVKS; this comes from the coding sequence ATGGCTATTAAGTCACGGCCTTTATCACTTACGATGCGTGTTGTGTTGTTTGTGGCTGTAACCGTTATTGCGTGCTTAACTTTAGTTGCCACCTTAATAAATAGTTCGATAAAACATCATTTTTTCCAGCAAGATAGTAGTGAACTGCATGTTATTAATCAATCTATTGAATTAGTTTTAACACAACACTATAAATCAAACCTGAAACTTAAAAATGAATTATCTAACGCTGTAGCGGGTCATCACGGTGTTTACTATCAGGTAAATACCGCAAAAGGAGATCTCATTTTTCAAAGCTCTGAACGAGATTTTAGTGATTTTGTAATGAGTGCTAAGGCTTCAACTGGCTTTAACCGTAACAACATTACCTCATGGCAAAATGATACCCACACCTACCGAGCTCTGGTGAGTAATTTAAGTACTGAGCAACAGCAATACAAAATTACTACAGCGATAGACATGAGCTTTCATTTACACTTTCTCAATCAATTTCAACAAAGCCTTTGGGCCATTATGTTTGGCTCAGCGGTACTCATTTTATTGGTGGCTTGGTTTGCTATACATCAAGGATTAAACCCTTTACGAGGTTTAAGTCAGAAAATACACGATATCCAAACTAATAAAATGGATGTAAGGCTCGATGAAAATAAAGTGCCTATTGAGCTTGTTAATATGGTGCAGTCGTTTAACTCAATGCTCGACAGGCTCCAGGGTGAATTTATTCGCTTATCAAATTTTTCTAGTGATATTGCTCATGAACTACGAACTCCACTAACAAATATAATTACTCAAACACAGGTTGGATTATCTAAAAAAAGGCAGTTGGAAGAGTATCAAGAATTATTGTTTTCTAACTTAGAAGAACTTGAGCGATTAACTAAAATGGTTAGTGATATGCTTTGGCTCGCAAAAACTCAAAATGGGCTAATTAAACCCGTTCAAAACACTCTAAAAAGCCATGATGAAATTGAAGTGTTATTTGAGTATTTTGACGCTTTGGCTGAAGACTCATTGATTGCATTTAATAAAAAAGGTCAAAACCTTTGTTTTTATTGTGACAAATTACACTTTCGCCAATTATTATCAAACTTACTATCCAATGCAATTAGATACGCCCCAAAAGGCTCATCAATCACTGTAAACAGTGAAATGACCACCGCTGAAAAAATATGCATTTCAGTGATTAATACAGGGGAGAGAATACCTTCTGAGCATTTACCTTATTTATTTGACCGCTTTTATCGACCTGATAAGTCGCGGCAACGACACAGCGACGGAGCAGGTTTAGGGCTTGCAATAGTTAAAGCTCTAGCGCAAGCAAACGGTGGAGATATAGAGGTCAGTTCAAATAATCAAACTACCAGCTTTAAAGTTTATTTAAATTTAGTTAAAAGCTAA
- a CDS encoding Arm DNA-binding domain-containing protein: MSGKKIGSKRFLFRYTYQGRKCSITIGRFPNIDVLAARKLCGKEEANVKQMGSNLDFTH, encoded by the coding sequence TTGTCCGGTAAGAAAATTGGTAGTAAACGGTTCCTTTTTCGTTATACCTACCAAGGTAGAAAATGCAGTATAACTATAGGGAGGTTTCCTAATATTGATGTTTTGGCTGCTCGAAAATTGTGCGGTAAAGAGGAAGCAAATGTGAAGCAAATGGGGTCAAATCTCGACTTCACACATTAA